A single genomic interval of Aegicerativicinus sediminis harbors:
- a CDS encoding NAD(P)H-hydrate dehydratase produces MKIFSKEQIYEGDKLTAERQNISSTDLMERAGKQIFQWLDIRMQGAQVPIHIFCGIGNNGGDGLVLGRHLITHGYNVIVYIVNYSDKRSKDFLINYERIKSVSKSWPIVIEKEDQFPQIGNDDIIVDAVFGIGLNRPATNWVQHLFQHFRSSGAFTLSVDIPSGMYTDKVPDRPGGVVWANHTLSFQSPKLVFFLPDTQQYTRNWEVLDIGIDQKFLIESQPEAELIGKVEVLSFYKPRDKFSFKNNFGHCIIIGGSYGKIGAVLLSSRAVMASGAGLVSAYVPKCGYIPIQSSFPEAMVVTDSSDTEITSIKLPFKPDAIGIGPGLGTSGKTIASLKSFLSEAKIPLVIDADMINILAENEDLLKLVPENSIFTPHPGELKRLIGEWKDDFEKIEKSKAFSRKTNAIILIKGAHTMIVKGESLFINSTGNQGMATAGAGDVLTGIITGLIGQKYDPLQAALFGVYLHGKAADIVVEKTGYQSLIASDIIRGIPKAYLDLFQSPQQSEGADGSEDRSQKGSDEEE; encoded by the coding sequence ATGAAAATATTTTCCAAAGAACAGATTTATGAAGGAGATAAATTAACTGCCGAACGCCAAAACATCAGTTCGACCGATCTAATGGAAAGGGCGGGGAAGCAGATTTTTCAGTGGCTTGATATTCGGATGCAAGGTGCACAGGTACCAATCCATATATTTTGTGGAATAGGCAACAATGGTGGCGATGGTCTGGTATTAGGAAGACATCTTATAACGCATGGCTATAATGTAATTGTTTATATCGTTAATTATAGTGATAAGCGTTCTAAAGATTTTCTTATTAATTATGAACGCATAAAATCCGTATCCAAATCCTGGCCAATTGTAATTGAAAAGGAAGACCAATTTCCTCAAATTGGAAATGATGATATTATTGTTGATGCTGTTTTTGGAATAGGTTTGAACCGACCAGCTACTAATTGGGTCCAACATTTATTTCAACATTTCAGGTCATCGGGTGCCTTTACACTTTCGGTAGATATTCCGTCAGGAATGTATACAGATAAAGTACCGGATAGGCCAGGAGGTGTAGTATGGGCAAATCACACCCTCAGTTTTCAATCTCCAAAACTTGTTTTTTTCTTACCAGATACCCAACAATACACGCGTAATTGGGAGGTCTTGGATATTGGAATTGATCAAAAGTTCTTAATAGAATCTCAGCCTGAAGCTGAATTGATAGGTAAAGTTGAAGTACTTTCCTTTTATAAACCTAGGGATAAATTTTCTTTTAAAAATAATTTTGGGCATTGCATTATTATTGGCGGTAGTTATGGTAAGATTGGAGCCGTTTTATTAAGTAGTAGAGCTGTAATGGCATCAGGTGCTGGTTTGGTAAGTGCCTATGTTCCAAAATGTGGCTATATTCCGATACAATCCTCCTTTCCTGAAGCTATGGTTGTAACCGATTCGTCTGATACAGAAATTACATCTATAAAATTACCTTTCAAACCAGATGCTATAGGAATTGGGCCTGGGCTAGGTACCTCAGGAAAAACAATAGCCAGCCTTAAATCTTTTTTAAGTGAAGCAAAGATTCCATTGGTTATAGATGCTGATATGATTAACATTTTAGCTGAAAATGAAGATTTATTAAAGTTGGTGCCAGAAAATTCAATTTTCACACCACATCCCGGGGAATTAAAACGATTAATCGGTGAATGGAAAGACGATTTTGAGAAAATAGAAAAATCCAAAGCTTTTTCAAGAAAAACGAATGCGATTATCCTTATCAAAGGAGCCCATACAATGATTGTTAAAGGAGAAAGTCTATTTATTAATTCAACTGGAAATCAAGGTATGGCAACTGCAGGGGCGGGGGATGTTTTAACTGGAATTATTACAGGTTTGATAGGACAAAAATATGACCCTTTACAAGCCGCATTATTTGGTGTTTATTTACATGGTAAGGCTGCAGATATAGTGGTTGAAAAAACTGGCTACCAAAGCTTAATTGCTAGCGATATTATTAGAGGGATACCAAAAGCCTATCTAGATTTATTTCAGTCACCACAACAATCTGAAGGAGCTGATGGTTCTGAAGATAGGTCTCAAAAAGGTTCAGACGAGGAGGAATAA
- a CDS encoding TlpA family protein disulfide reductase has translation MKYFVSLALLVLFMSCKEEAKTPEYAVLNGQISNPVNDKVTISGGDLKEEITLNTDGSFTDTLSINSPGIYTLVHGREMTNIYLKNGQDLKFSLDTQNFDASLKYEGNGSKENNYLAEKMVLTDSIIYKNSQEFYSMDENAYASKLNEIENLHKGRLNAIEDLDEHFLQTESKNLVFDKYSYLQNYERNHRYFSKNNDFKVSENFIPAEVKNMEFNDADSYQNSQAYKQMAYSSVMNEIFETLGDNYQTASVEQLRTLDSVQIPALRNDAIGYIGAVVMSPGNPNMKEVHDYFQSLVTNEELKTKLENNYNKFKGLTKGNPSPQFVDYENHKGGTMSLADLKGKYVYIDVWATWCGPCKKEIPSLKEVEKKYHGKNIEFVSTSIDKASDHSKWVEMVKSENLGGTQLFADNDWNSKFVKEYAIEGIPRFILVDPQGNIVSADAPRPSNPKLVEMFDGLGI, from the coding sequence ATGAAATATTTCGTTTCACTTGCATTGCTTGTATTATTCATGTCTTGCAAGGAAGAGGCAAAAACTCCTGAATATGCTGTTTTAAATGGACAAATCAGCAATCCGGTCAATGATAAGGTTACAATTTCTGGAGGGGATTTAAAAGAAGAAATCACCCTTAATACAGATGGTAGTTTTACCGATACACTATCAATTAATTCTCCTGGTATTTATACTCTTGTTCATGGCCGTGAGATGACAAACATCTATTTAAAAAATGGTCAAGATTTAAAATTTTCCCTAGACACTCAAAACTTTGACGCATCCTTAAAGTATGAAGGTAATGGTTCAAAAGAGAATAATTATTTGGCGGAGAAAATGGTTCTTACAGATTCTATCATTTATAAAAATTCACAAGAATTTTACTCGATGGATGAAAATGCCTATGCTTCTAAATTAAATGAAATTGAAAATTTACATAAAGGAAGATTAAATGCCATTGAGGATTTAGACGAACATTTCCTTCAAACGGAATCAAAAAATTTAGTTTTCGACAAATATTCTTATTTACAGAACTACGAAAGAAATCACCGTTATTTCTCAAAAAACAATGATTTCAAAGTATCTGAAAACTTTATACCTGCAGAGGTTAAGAACATGGAATTTAATGATGCTGATAGTTATCAGAATTCTCAAGCCTACAAACAAATGGCTTATTCTTCAGTTATGAATGAGATTTTTGAAACCTTAGGAGATAACTACCAAACCGCAAGCGTTGAGCAGTTGAGAACATTAGATTCTGTTCAAATTCCAGCTTTAAGAAATGATGCTATCGGTTATATTGGTGCTGTTGTTATGTCTCCAGGAAATCCCAATATGAAAGAAGTTCATGACTATTTCCAAAGTTTAGTTACTAATGAGGAACTTAAAACTAAGCTAGAAAATAACTACAATAAATTTAAAGGTCTAACCAAAGGTAATCCTTCGCCTCAATTTGTTGATTATGAAAATCATAAGGGCGGTACAATGTCCTTGGCTGATCTTAAAGGTAAGTACGTGTATATCGATGTTTGGGCAACTTGGTGTGGACCTTGTAAAAAAGAAATCCCTTCACTCAAAGAAGTCGAGAAGAAATATCATGGAAAGAACATTGAGTTTGTAAGCACTTCAATAGATAAAGCTTCAGACCATAGTAAATGGGTGGAAATGGTAAAATCGGAAAATTTAGGTGGTACTCAGTTGTTTGCCGACAATGATTGGAATTCTAAATTCGTAAAAGAATATGCCATAGAAGGTATTCCTAGATTTATTTTGGTAGACCCACAAGGAAATATTGTAAGTGCAGATGCACCTCGCCCTTCAAATCCAAAATTGGTTGAAATGTTTGATGGTCTAGGAATCTAG